TTTAAGGTGTTATTAAAGTTATGTTGAAAAGGGTCCCCCAGACAGAACTAGGCTATGTAGTTAAGGATTGCGGGCTGGTGTTGCAATTCAATATAATCTCTGGTATAATCACAACCTAGATCATGTTTGGCCATACACGATAAAATAAACACACAATATTCATTTCAGATGTAAAATGATAAGGGTGAGACAAATCCATAACTGTAAAACAAATCTGGATTTATAGAACAAATTTGTAAGTTGAAGTTACAATCACAGTTGTAACATACGCTAAAAACACATgcgaccttttcaacctaaaaCACATGCCATCTTAGCCTgccttgacaaactgttgtttttgcggagttgtcccctgtCGAGCGGgtgagcaacaacagcttgtcacaagacgtactgcacctgatgcatcagctgcacttatagggagttgttctcttccgtctatgcggcttggttgcgatgttatgtcggtcgctccattggtaatcataacggatttcgcgcaaaaatttatgtagaaaaattaagataagaacgtttaactagcGACccgtctctgcagtaaactttagtataatttgagaacttaggcaacaacagcgactaaacatgtcgccatttgtgcgctcagtcaattttatttctattcttgtatcagtcagttttatatgttcttattgattttattttcattttattttattcttaagttctactaaagtttatcacagagactggtcttttgttaaacgttgtaatctaattttttctacataaatttttgcgtaaaatccgttatgattaccaatggagcgacagacataacattgcagccaagccgcgtagacggaagagaacaactccctatgagtgcagctgatgcatcaggtgcagtacgtcttgtgacaagctgttgttgcttgCTCGacaggggacaactccgcaaaaaacaacagtttgtcaagacaggctaatgcCATCTTTACCACTTTAAACACATGCCATCTTTACAACCTAAAAAAATGCGATATTTGCAACCTAAAACACACCCCACCTTTACAATCTAAAACACATCCCACCTTTACAATCTAAAACACATCCCACCTTTACAACCTACAACACATCCCACCTTTATAACCTAAAACACATGCCACCATTGCAACCTTAAAccacatttttaaatacaaaaacacGTGTCAACCTTGAATATTAAAACTCAAAACTTGTAAACTGAGACCCTTAAAACGCAATATTGCAACTCTACATTCACAACTATTCGCGCTATAAGACACGTATTCCACAAACTATCTCCATGACACCCATCTCATAAGACAGGCTCATAGTCCAACAAGCcttattgattaactatattGAGTGCATCCTGCAAGGCTGCCCAGTATGCATCACTCAGAAAATCACCAACTGTCATTTGAATTTGTAAACTTTACTTGAAAATTCCCGTCAACTCGGCAGGTCTCAGTCGGGTCGTTGTTCCGCCTAACCATGCACTTCTCCTTACTTCCTGCCACAAAATTTCCGCAAAGACGTGTTACATCTCGAGACAGGTAGAGCGGCCCGGTGACAGGAAACACTGCAAGCAACAAGTCTGATATACCTCAAGTTTGTGGTTGGTATAGAACTATAAAAATTCTTCTGCTGTAATTTATTCCTCAAAAGTAACtaacaaactataaaaataactgtttgaataattattaaaaattcaaaataaatagaatTACAGCACCGAGCAGTAAAATGTTAGAAATTAACGTACATCCTCGCATATAAAAACTAAAGAGCAATTACCAAACTAAGAGGTCAGTTTTTACTAGTACAACTCTGATCCCACTCAAGCAAAATTACATTATGGTAACTTAATTCCAACAACTACAACTCAAACCATGAATACTAATCTGTGTGATATCTATATGAATACTAATCTTTGTGATATCTATATGAATACTAATCTGTGTGATATCTATATGAATACTAACATGTGTGATATCTACATGAGTACTAATCTGTGTGATATCTACATGAATACTAATGTGTGTGATATCTACATGAATACTAATCTGTGTGATATCTACATGAGTACTAATCTGTGTGATATCTACATGAATACTAATGTGTGTGATATCTACATAAATACTAATCTGTGTGATATCTACATGAATACTAAGATGTGTGATATCCACATGAATACTAACATGTGTAATATCTACATGAATACTAAACTGTTACAAGCACTTTTTTATATTGTAACTGTTGTGTTGGCAACCAAtgaaatgaatatatatagatttggaTTATTAGAATACCAGTACAGTACCTCGTCATAAATATACTTTAAAATATTCAGTGTTTAAAAGTCATCTTAAATTGCAAATATTATCTATCTTTGACCAAAAGATGCTGCATTACAACAAGTTTATATTTATCGACAGTCTAGGAAAGTTCAATCTCACCAACCGTTCTCATTTGCAGCATACGGCAGATGTATTCCTATTTTAATGATAGCACTCAACTTCTACCAGCTCTCCTACAGGATTGCACTTGACCAGAAACTAGCAGAAACCAGGGCCTAAGGCTCCAAGAAGACAAACGgagaaaagtttttgttttagtaACCTCAAACCCGCAAACCTCTGCTTTTATTATGCAATTCCATGGTTAATTTCCAACTTTCATATTGcattgaggcatggggcaatgcGCCTCCCACCCATCTTGCAAATTTAATAACACTTCAAAAGCGCATAATAAGGACCATTCACAAAAAAAAACCGCCTCACCCACACCAAACctcttttcaaatcatcatcCATACTTCTTATCAGTTCACTATATATTCATACTTAGGTTGTATCTTTTAACAGGTGAATAAAACCAATGATGACAAGCCCAAcgccacgactagctatgctattgcgaattatgggcttcatcacttttccagcttttttcttttgcttgactaatttttgttgataaaaataaatcacaaatcacaaaTAGTATCCTACCAACCTTTCAATATCTTTGATACCCTCTCAGCTGTTTCAACAAACATCTGCTGGAGTGAGTCCTTCATCTCCTGACTTAGGAGGTTGGTGTAGTTGACGTCATGTATCCGAATTCTGATTGGCTGCATCCAATCTCTCAGTGGCTCAGAGAAGTCAGGAGATGCGTTTGACACCGTGTAACTAAATTGCAATAGATTTGTCTGCATGATTCAGTTTCATGAGTGAAGAGATAGTCATCCCAAAGTTTACTCCCTTTCACAGAAATGCCAAGATTTCTGGGTAATAACTAACAAATGCCTTcagcaatttaaaaataatttaaaagctcAATTTAGTTCAATTAAATTACCGGTGAATACTTGTCGACTTTAACAATCATAAGAAATACAAATATGATATCGTAATCAACCAATTCTGATGTAAAATGCATGGAAAGAATAAGCTTCAAGAGCACAGGCTTGTGTAAAAAAGCCAAGCAACCACAGCTACAAAATTTGCTATACAAGATCAGAATGTAGCGCTAGAATTTCAAATGATTATCTTTGTCAGTTAATGGAATAACGTATATTATGCaacaaaatttggagttgtctattaaTTTGGTTCTTTCCGCATTATAAAAAAATCTGTTCTTTTCAAGCATCTTGCCTGCTTTGCGATACAAAAGTTTTTTGAACTCTGTAGAAACTCAAAGCAACTGgctttttgcaaaaattttgtaaACCTTTTTCTTGCGAAGTCTCAAGAACAAACAAAGCTGTCATCGTCCATTTACTGACATGCTGTTTTATCTCCTAAAGTCCAAAATAAAATGtcatatttttggttttttatatGTGATTCTTTTAATTATTTGagtaatttttttgaaaaagctaaggcataacaaaaaaaaataattaagcGATTAGCTCTATAATCTGAAGGCAGTGCATAGTCATTGATTTACTAGTCAAACGAATTATCAAATGCTGTAAAACATAAGATATTAGTTCTAAGTGTCAATTGAAAGAATAATATTGAGAGCATTTAAACCATTTTAGTGAAACTTCTCTGGTATCCAGGATGCATTGCAGACAAAAAGTTCAACAAACAATAGGTAAAAACCTAAAGAAAACTATGAAGAACTGTCTCAGTTTACAAATGTCCCAAAAGCTACCAATATCAAACCTGATGGCTCACTTTCTAGGTTTTATCAGCAACCTAgtacaaatattataaaataattacgaTCCAAAGGAACAATATTTTATTGGCATAGCTGACTACTTATAATAAAGTGCGGGTTTAAATATGCATGCCAGGTTTTACGATAACTTCTGGTTGTTTGCAACATCTAACATAAAAGAGCCAATTAGATGTTATAACATTGGTGACTTACTTAACTCTCACATGCTCTGGTCTCTTGTCAGCAGCAACAACCAAGAAAATGCAAAAGCACAGCCACCACATGGCTTTTGGCCTTAATCATGAAGAAAGTGAAGTCCCAAGGTTGCTATCTGGTTACACCATCAAAGCTGATTGATTTAGCAAACGGATTCAAAAGAGGCTCCACTGTAAAAATAAAAGGTTTGCTTCATTCAAGCTAAAATGAAATTCAGAAATAAATTGTTGCACAGAACATTCTTCTTTGACATCATCAAGCAATGAGATGCCGACTAGCAACTATCTATAATCGATTATTATTcggttaaaatattttcttcattTGCTCAAAACTGTAAGCGTTTGGTGCAAAAACCTTTACTTACGCCTGCTACGAGGTACAAAACTGGTGCAATACTTGTAGAAGTCAAATCTTGATAGGTGCATCGTAGACATATTAAAAGAAAGTTTATAGTAGAACCAAAACAAAAGAGATTTGAGAGTTTAAATATTCAAATGTTGAAATAGTTTAAAATGTAGTCGTTATTAACTTTCATGTTTGTTGTACTTTGTTGTATCTAGTCCTGTACCTGGGTCCTGTATTCAGACTAATCCGTGTTGTTGACTCAGCTGAGACAGAGAAGGGAGGCGAAAGGGAAGGCgagagagggaggaagagagagataaagagagagagaaaagagagagggGACACGGAAAAAATGGGAAAGAAGGgaggaagagaaagagaggcAGGGGCTCTAGAGCACTATGCCAAAACTACTGTTATTCATTAATGAATTGGTTAAAAACACAGTTTGTAATATTAtagaagaaatatttttaatgtttttaaatttttatctaaTAAGCCAACCATATTTTTGCAAGCATAAAAGCTTACTTGCAATTTAGTCTATGTTATTGTTTGCTTATCTGTCTATACTTAAACATCAGCTGGCTTTAAAAACTTGATGCcgaataaaatgatttttaattCATTATCTCAAGCTGTTTGATAGCTATTTTTCAAGTGATTAAACAGCTACGCGAAATAGCCAAACAGCAGGCCAACAAAACTTTGTGGTGAAAGTGTGTAAGTTCTACAAAGGTTTATTATGTTGTGTATGATTTTTGTAGCTGTTATGCTGTGTATGAGTTTCATAATGGATAAAGCTTGCCACTTTCAAATGTTAGCCAATgggaaaaattatcaaaatgcTATTGTTACTGTAGACTAGTATTTGTGTATCATTAAATGAAGCAATGCAACAATGAACGGTTATAAGATAGCTTCAGTTCCAATGATCTGTAGCTATCTGCCAGTcatttatgcatatatataggTAGTATCTGAGTTTACGATTATAAGAGTTTGGACAATGATATCATAGCTGGTTAGCCGTGGCGGCAGAAATGCCATGCCTCCAATTGATAACATGTTACTGAGACACTAAAATTTACCTACCAAAAACCCAGTTCACAAAGTAGCTAGGTTTAACTAACCACAACAATTCTACTTCTCCATTCTTTATTTTGTTGGTGATTTCCATTTATTAGAAGTTTTCCTTtcctaaatttaaaaaaaactctaaaattCTATAtcaaatatttggtaaaatccGTTCTTTGAAtaataatcaatttttttaattattatcagaatttaaacttcttTGTTAGTTTAGACTAATATAAAAGTCCTCCGGTCAATATTTATGTTTAGCATCGGTTCTAAGCCTCAAAAGGTGTAAAAAAGATTCAGCTCATTGCAAGTGTATGCAAATTTTCTGAACGTTTGCCGTCACCGGAAGTGGGGCTTTATATAAACAGATGTTTACATGATTGTCTAAACTCTTCTATGTTCTACTCAGGGTAGTATAAAAGGAATAAAGATCACAAAATATTACACAGTACGCTAAAATGCTTTATATTACGTTGAGAGCATTAGTTTTTGTAGCAACAATATAACAAAGCTGCTGATGTTATCAAGATGGTAGTAGGAACTGTAGATAAATGAGTACATAAGAGAGCTTTaggtttacaaaaaaatttatcaaaagttGTCGAAATTATCAGTATAATTTGAAGATAGTGCCACCGTTTAATTTAAACTTGTTTGTATCAACAGATGATATGTCGACATACAATATAAGAGATCGTGAATAAAGGGCAAACAAAATCTTATAACAAAGTAGTTAGCACGACAAAACAAGCGTTATTTTATGCGGTATAAATATAACTTGTGTGGTACAACTAAGCTTTTATTACTACGGATTATCGACACAAAAAAGATTGAAACAAGCAGGATTGCCTTTTAAAATGGCAAGTAAGTTAATTTCAATAAGGTTCAAGTCATGTTGTGTCACCTATGGTTTTCCTTTGAATCTAACTTATTTGTAGCAAAGTCCTAATTTTGGGACGGGAAGAATAGTGCCACGCAGTTTCTGCTAGCGTCGGGCAACCCAGTACACCCGCAAAATACTCAAAACCAAAACCATATCTAGTTAGTTCAAGAGAAAAACTTTAGCCTTAGATTTATCTAAGCgcagataaaataaaatagaagcATTGACGAAGCTGATTGAGAGAAATCGCACTCAGCGACACCTTTACATATTTCCATGAGTGCATAATCAAAATCCTTTGGCACCTTTCTAGCTAAGTCCGTCGTCAAGCTAAatcaataaataattaataagcCTTTTATACGTCCTACATATGCTGGAGAGAATGCTTGTTGAAAATTGAGTTTTTAGGTGCAagaaaaactataaatgtttgccaaaattgaatttttaaggTGGTTAAcgtataatttatattattaagttaaattcaacagaCACTATTAAATGAATTAGCCAACATATTACATTACAAGCATTTGCTATTTAGAAATGTTAATGTGATCGTACTATAAATGAGGTAGTTTTTGAAAACGTTTGTTCAAATAGTTTTGCTCAATGATTGCAGATATTCTGTACTCCTTAATGGCCGATAGAGCTAAATATGACGCACAAGCTCTATCTGAACGTAGTAGACATTAGACATAGCCGTCTTCCAGCGTGTTCTGAATCACAAGAAGCTTCTGAAACTGGCGCAAACTCATCTTCTAAAACTGTTTGCATGACTATTTACTTTACCGTGCCTCTCATAAATGGAAATACTGGTTCAAGTCACTTACCCAATGTCTCGCTCGTTCAACAGATTAATGCAAAACTCATATCTCATGGTTATGCAACAGATCTCAATAAATGTGTGTTGAGATTTAAAAATCAAAGAGGTAGTCATGTGCCGCTGAATGTAACAACCGTTAAGGGTTGCAGTGCACACTGCCCTTTACTAGTAGAAATATGTGAAATCATTAGTCAAAGACATGTAAGTGAGGATGGTACATTTATCAGTCGCATGCCAGCCGAAAGAGTGGCGGAGAGAGCTGCTATAGCTCGTAATGTCTGTAGACGATTGAACTCGAGGCTCAGAAAATTGGAAGAAGCTATTGCCAAAAGGCCAACCCCAAGAGAGATTGCAATGGAGGTTTGTACTTGTCCGCAGATGATCAGAAGttatttttatcactttcaaaccaaaactcaatggttttgttttaaacattcacATAAAAGCAATGTACTGtaaaaaacggaaaaatgtctaatatctttttgttttcaatCTTGTTACAATTCAATTTAAACCAATAACTGGTAGCAATGTTTTTTCTCATGTTTCCTTCAACGTTTTCAAAATTGAACCTTAAACATAAAATAGTGCGAATAAAAATGGCATAGGACTGTTTTGTGTATGTCTCATctccaaataaaaatattgaccACTTACACTGCAGAACAGCCAGTAAAATACTCTTtctgtaaaaaattaaactgctaGATCAGAGGAAACATCTACCAGGTTGCTGCCATAGCTCTGCTGCTAGTTTCAGCACTTGTGTGTTTAAGCCTATTTGGCTCTTTTAAAAATTACTGCGCATTCATCTTAAGTTCACTGTTCACAAAACCATTTGCCGGTTTTGATAATAAGCCAAACTTTGGATTTGGCACCCAGAGACACGATACGCATTTCATGGAATTATTCCAGTGAAATATTGtactattttaaaaaagtttctaaTGCTCAACAAAAAAACTCAATTAGATGATTATTTTATGACAAGTTTTGTTACTTGAAACCACTAAAAACAGTggattatacaatatatacatttcGGATACATTGCTATGGAGGCAGACTTTTAAAAAGACTTATTTAATTGAATATTGTTATCCTAAAACTAAAGTTCTGAAGATAAAGGTTAAATCCTAATGCAGAAACTACTGTATCACATAAAGGTGGTGCCAAAATATTGCAATATCCCATACGGTATTTCATACAGGGGCTGTTTTTTATTCTTTGGGCTATTCATATGTTTGTTTGCTTGtcaaattatgaaaatcaaaaTAAAGGCTTTGACACCTGAGTTGATGTATTTGCAACCAGTGCGAGTACATACAATCAAATTAAACATATATGTAAGATAAAAACATGATCACTCAAATCTTAGGCTAATCTAAAATTGCTATGTTTATAAACTGGTGTACATCAAGGTGTTAAAAATACTCATCTGGTATTTACATTCCAtgtatttagtatatatatatatgtctgtatgtctaaTTTTGTATTAGCATTGCTGATCaacaaaatgttgttttagttttgttgatgctgaaaaaatcaaaaatggTAAGACACAAATCAGGAAATATTGAGTGAATTGAACAAACGTGTTTTAATAGTTAGTAATCTAGTAATAATGTGGGTGGGTCAGGATAGTCAATAGAAGGTCATAGTAACAGAAAATTAATCAACTGAGACATTCAATGATAGATGTAGCATGTTGGTGTCACAAAGTAAAAAACGATGTTTGTCATATACTTGGaagcatatatacaaaaattCTGGACATAGTTTACTCAGGATTTAATAAACTAAACTCtcataattaaataattaatatactACATAACTGATCAACCCATATATTTGTCTCAGACACCAACTGCGATGTACTTGTCCTCGAGACCACATTAACATCTCTGAAGGTCAGCCTGAGCACCTATGCTTTGAGAAGCTTCTAATGGCTCGTAATACTTTTGTAGCAAGAGGTAACAAAGTTAGCCAAGCGAGTGGATAGACTTGAGGGCTTACTGAACCAGGCATCTCAAAATGAATGGGAGGGGACGATACAGAGGAAACCCTTTTGGTAGTAATAGCAAATTGCCGGCCAAAGTGAAACTGCTTAATGCAAACTTGCAATACAGAATTGCAGTTTTATAACCGTcaccagagatattggcaaaaaattgtttgtaattTGTGTTCTTGTTACTGTACGTGCTATATGTTATTTGTTTGTCTCTGTACTCAACAAATTCCGTCACGAATGTCGAGACATTGCTGGTCCTTACCATCTATTATTTGTATCATTCCAATTTTTGTTTGTAGAAGTCATTTTGTTTATCATGGATGTGATTAATCAGCGTAACAACGCTTTTATTATGTTGCAGTATTTGGAGCTAAGTCAGTGGTTAACCCTGTGTTtcctttttttcaaatatatcatTTATTTATACAATCTGAAGCCTAATTGTCAAGTACAAGGGGATGAACGTTGAACTGCCTTTTCAAATCAACTCTTCAGTTCACTAAATGATCTGCACCAATTATGCATGCTTGCATGTGCCTAAGTACCCACAAAATCCCTAATTAATCTCTTAATCTTGTACCACATGACCTTAGGCTAAGTTCTATAAACTAAAAAGAAATTTAGCAGATCTTACCCAATAAAAGGCACTAGCTGTCTCAGTCTAAGATCTGTTGATGACAAAATAAATCCGCAAAACCCTAATAGAATAGCAAGCACTTGTCTAGAGTCTTCAAAATACGTTTACTGTTCCCTGTGGTGGATGTTGCTAGAAAGCTTCATTAGATTCTTCGATAATCgttaaaagcattaaaatgaaGAGGTACGCTTACTAAAAATAGAATAGAAGGCATATTCGGAAACCTTCAATGTATGTTCACAACTTAATACtatttctgataatttattAGATGTTTCGCTTTTTCAGAAGtaaaaataacagtaaaaaCCATCAGAATCTGAAACTGTCAATTCAAATATCTTTAATGGAGTCATCTCTAAACAAATAGTAACAATATTGCAGCAATTGTTTTTGTACAGATTTCTGCTAAGGCTAAGCTTGTAAACCAAATTTTATTGCAGTAATGATTGAGTTATCTCTTCATGATGGCGGTTCACACTTTTCTAATGAAATAGCAGCttcattttattgatttttattcCAAAAGTAGCTGTATTCTATTCATTTCAATTGCAATAAACTAGTTATCTGCAGAAAATACAAGACTTTAGACAGTGATTTTATTGGAAATCATCTCCTAAATTTCCTTTGACCTTTTGGAACTAAGCTTAAAATCATGATctgaatatataaatagttttagGAATACTTTGTACTTggctttcagctactgtcagtttcaagGATACAGTCTTTTATCGTGTCAGACAGTACTCCAACAAGCTTGATGAGATGAAAGTCTGCAGCCTTGAAGCAGACAGTAACTGAGAGTAAAACGAGTTTATTAGCAAACAGATGGACAGGCAATTTACAAACTTTATTACTCATAGTTTATCAAAACTTTAATTAAGTATAAAAGTAAAGAGTATAAATTTAGCCAAAACGTGAGTTACTAAACTGAAGAGTCTATCAAAAGCAATTTATTTCAATAGTTCAGTCTCAATCAGAAGGTTAGTTAGGGTAAGTCGCTACTTACTGTAACTAGAAAAATCAACTGTTGGTCTGTTTTATACAACTGAGTTATCAAGCAAAACTTAGAGAGAACAAACAAGCAAGAATTATCAACAGGCTGACTGAAAGGATGTTGGCTGAAAACGCGGCATGATCCAACATAGCGATGAGACGAGCGGGTCCACCAGTGCAACCATCTATCTTCATTGCACCAACCACCAGAGTCACTCATATAACAAGGAAAATGTGAAGAAGTACTTTCAAAATGACAAATTCTAGTTGAATTTGTTTAGTTAACCTGCTTGTAATTTTTTAACTATGAATGTttgatataataattatacacagGCTGAGCcataagagaagataacttctgttTAGATTAGGAAGTAGTCAGCTGATGATAGCCTTTGGTGGTCAGCGCTGCTACGAACGACTaacttataaataataaatatactatatGGTAGCAAAAAGGAATCAACTCccatattttttaaaatcaaaattaagCAAAGGTTATAAAACAATGctgctcaaatttttaacatgtattttgaGAAAGAGTTTTTTTAGTTTTCGAAGCAACGACAGAGTCATTAAAAAACTTTAAGTAAGTGGTATGAATGATATAAAGGAATAAGGAGGTTGCTGAGCAGGCCCTTCAGCTTTGAACAGCCTGTTACACTAGGTGTACGTTACATGTACCATGAAACAAAGAAAACAGTCACATCAAAGTAGTGGTAATATTGGTAAGTAATAGATTTTTTCATGTAACTTTATTCTTCTTGTAAAATAATTTGGTCATCCAGAAGGGGTTGCTtagaataatatatcataaaaatttAAAGACTTTTATTTTCCCTCAACTCCTCTGATTAAAAGACTTGTGTTTTGCCGATGCAACAACTATACCAACTAAGAGTATGTTttttagccttcacacaatttaaatctcaaactaacttgtcaCCACATTATAACACTCGTCATTCCTTATTTTCATAACCTCATCCACCCTCCTCCTCTACTGGTGGCTATAGGCGGATTGCCTATCGTGTGTCATCAGCAAGGAATTCCTTGCCAATTTGGCTAAGGAAAATTGATAGTTATGGTGGTTTGAAGGGTGCTTTAAAGCAGTACTTGCCGGACTCTCTGAAATAGATCTGTTTTGATTTATATTGCTTAGACAACTTTGTTTTCTTCCTTGCCAATCAATCTCATCTGTTAACACTGGCTCTGCGCCTCGAATAGCCATGTTACTGCGCATATGAGCCCTCATTGCACtttacttttttataattttgttatgccatgatttaatgtaaaataaaacaaataaataataaacaaaaataaacatttttctcttttcagATTATTAGTCACAAGGCACAAAGAAGTTTACACTTGGAGAGCAAATGTTTGAACAAGTATCAATAGGGATTGCTGCTCCATAGGTACTACCGTTTTTAACGTTAGCAAGCATTGCAAAAAGTTATAGAAATATGGTACATATACCAAATTTAGTGAATAAATTAGATACCGACTTTTACCACCAGCTGGAAGAGAAGACATGTCTGCAACATTCTCCAGAAAGTAAATATTCTTAtccaacaaaaatgaatgaacAGGATGGTCTAGCGATGGACCAAAATCCACCGAGGGATCGAGTGTCTGTTTCCCCCCTTAAACAAAGCAAGTAGCTACTGAATTATTAATCAAAAGAATTGTGAAATTCACACATTTTCAA
The sequence above is drawn from the Watersipora subatra chromosome 5, tzWatSuba1.1, whole genome shotgun sequence genome and encodes:
- the LOC137396827 gene encoding uncharacterized protein — translated: MTHKLYLNVVDIRHSRLPACSESQEASETGANSSSKTVCMTIYFTVPLINGNTGSSHLPNVSLVQQINAKLISHGYATDLNKCVLRFKNQRGSHVPLNVTTVKGCSAHCPLLVEICEIISQRHVSEDGTFISRMPAERVAERAAIARNVCRRLNSRLRKLEEAIAKRPTPREIAMEQEVTKLAKRVDRLEGLLNQASQNEWEGTIQRKPFW